The stretch of DNA TATTACCTGAAACGTACCTCACATGGATCGACACTGAGCAGGGTAGTACATGCTCATCTGGCCAATTTGCTGGGTGATAAAAAGCTGAGCTGGTCGCTCTATTCCGATGCCCTCACCAGTGATTATAACGACATACAGGGTGGAACAACAGGCGAAGGCATTCATGCCGGCGTGATGACCGGAACAGTATGGCTGGCTATTTCTTCCTATGCGGGGCTGAACCTGCGATCGGAAATGGTAAAATTCAACCCGAATCTCCCGGATCACTGGAGATCTGTTGAGTTCAAATTCACCTTCAAAGAAAAAAATTACCATTGCATCGTCTCTAAATTGGGTGTAAATGTCAAGGTGGACGGTCCAGTCGGACATCAAATTAAAATTGGGTTGGCCGATAAAAGCTTTACTGTCAAATCGGGCGAATGGCATAAAATTATAATCAGTTAAATCTTCATTTTTAATTAACTTTCACTATGTTAGGAGACGTTTTATTAATTGAAGACAAGCACCGCAATGCCGGGCAAAAAATTGTCGATTTCATTCTTAAGAACCGGAAAGGAAAAATGATGGTCGGTATCTCCGGCGAATCCGGTTCAGGCAAGTCGGAGCTGGCCCACGTCATAGCCCGTTTGCTTCGCAAGGAAGGCATTATGGCTAAGCCGATACACATCGACAATTATTACCGTATTCTTCCTCTCGAACGCACGGAGTGGCGAAAAAACCACGGTATTGAAAATGTTGTCGGTTATGGGGAATACGATTGGGATAAAATATACCAGAATATTCGCGATTTCAAGGATGGCAAAACATCGTCCATGCCCTGCGTTGATTTGGTTACCGAACAGGTTGATACCCTGATCACCGACTTCAAGGGCATCGACATGCTGATCATCGACGGTTTATACGCCATAAAGACAGAAGGAATTGATATAAGGATATTCATCGAGCTCACCTATCACGAAACTAAAAAAGCGCAACTGGTGCGCGGCAAGGAACCACAGAATGAATACCGTATGCGTGTCCTGGAACAGGAGCATAAGATGGTACAGGCGCTACGACCGGTGGCAGACTTGCTGATTACCAAGGAATATGAGATGGTGTCTGCCGGAAAGATTTGACGATTGTCGATTGGGCGATTTTCGATTTGACGACATCCAATCCCTAACCGTGATATTCAGGGATCACGGCAAGCGCAAACAGACGGTAGTTATGCAGTCGTTTCAGGCCTAGAAGTAGTTTTGACCATCCAAAAGGGAACAGGTACCCGTTGAGATCATTTTGCAGCATATCTACATCGGGCAGGGCTATATTGAAACTAATGGGGCGACCCTGAGCATCCTCGGCAACAGGCACACCCTTGGGCTGTATGACCGGCTTCAGGTCGCGAGCTACGGCTAACGCTTCGGCTTCCGTTACCGGTGTATAACCCCAATTATCGGTGAGGCTGCGATTCGACAGGTCAATAACCGTCTGTACATACTGATCGTGGCGGAGCATATCAATCTGGCGCATACGCACGCCATAACGCTTGGCTACAGCACCATTCAGGTCAGGCTGGGTTTTGAAATTTGAGTTAAATGAAAAAAAGCGCCGTTGAAGAACGTCTTAATTTAAGTAGGTCTTGACTGCACCTTTATTCCCGAAGAAATAGTTCAACCCAAAGTCTATTACCAAACCACTCCTGGTGACTTTATAATCCTGATCCTTGATCTTGTTTTTCTGTGATTTAAAACCTATTTTAGGAGTGAATGCAAGGTAATCGGTGAAAAAGTAATTATAACCGGCTCCAACGTAATAGGCGGTGATATTTTCTTTTGTTTTATCGGCAGGGTTAGAGCCCGTCTTGTATGATGAATTATTGGAGCCAAAACCAAAACCTCCGTTGACAAAGAAATTTCTCAAACAACCATTGAAAGGCAGGTTGTAAAGGACCTGTGGCATAAAAATAAATCTGCTGCCTGAATTTTCATAAGGATACGCAACGTCTTCCTTGCTTTTATATTTATAGGTGTTGAGAGTGATATTTGCACCGACAGCCAGGTTATTGATGACATAATAATATCCATTTAAGCCTACCCGGAAGTCAGTTTCGTTTTCGTCCATGTTCATGCCGGCTTCTTCCGTAATATCGTAATTTAGGGTATATTTATTCAATGAAAGGCCAATCCATGAGGTTACACCCATTAATGCATATCCCTGCTGGTAACGTTCATTGACCTTGGAACAGCCATTCCCTATATCACAGGAATAATCGTGATTTGGAATAAAAAAAGTAAGATCAAGATAAAATGCAAGTTCGTTGTCTTTGTCGTCACCTCCGTCCCAATCGGCTTTTCTTGATTCATAACTGATGCCAGGTGTAACATATCCGTTGCAATTGGGCGATAGTTTGATAGGTGATTCAATGCCGAGAATATAGCCAAACATATTATCCTTCTCGTTATAGTTATCACCGTATTCATACTTTGCCTTTCCGATACCAACAGCGCCCCATGCCTGCAGGTTTAATTTCCCAAAACTCCGGCCATATAGAAGCTAGAGGTAGGCCATAGTACTGCTATTAAGATAAGAATAACCTTTTTTCTGTTTTTCCCTGTCATATGTAACATATAACCCACCGGCAAAATGATTGACAGGGAAATATAGTGCCCATAATTCGACTTCACTAGTGTTATAGTTCCTTTTTGCATTATCATTAGTCTTGTCGGACATAAAACTGACGCCTAAACTCTGGTTTACATCGTAGGTCCAGGTACCTTTTGAATAAATACCCCCATTCTGGGCTTTTGCGGTTGTCATTCCCAAAGCCAGGAAAGCAGTAACCGCCAGTAATAAGAAGTAATTTTTTTTCATAAGCTGGAATTTTGTTGTAAGTGTGATTAAATAAATTTATAGAATTAATGTCCGTAAATTTAAAAAAGAATATAAAACTTGTCAAGTGGTTGAAAAATTTATACACAAATTTTGGATACATTGAATATAAATTTTATGACGTTTGCTTTTCCCACATGCGCCGGAGAGTAGCAAATCAATGCGGTATTTTGTGAAGTTTATCCTGCAACATACGGGGTTCAACAGCCTGGATTACAATTTTTTATAAAACCGTTATGACGATGAAGAAAAAATGGTGATATGAATGGGCGATTGTCGATTGGGCGATTTGGCGATGTGCGTCTAACCTGTAAACTTTTTTTAGGACTAGACACCTCTTTATACTTCAGAGATCGAACGTCGAACATCGCACCATCGAAAATCGACAATCGCCCAATCAATTGCTTCTGGTTTGCTTATCCAGGATATCCTTGACAAAAAACGTGCTGATAGCTCCCAGAATCATGAAAGCCCCGGCCATGATTAGAGATAACAGAGGATCGTCATGAAAAATATATTGTAAAATCAACCCCCCGAAAATACCGTTTACAATCTGCGGGATGGTGATCGACATGTTAAACAACCCCATGAACATACCCATTTGTTTGGGAGGAATCGAACTGGCCAACATGGCGTAAGGCATGGCAAGGATACTTCCCCATGCAATGCCGATTCCGACCATCGGGATGACCAGCAACTGATGGGTCGGGATGATGTAAAAAGAAATAAAGGATAATCCACCGATGGTGAGAGCCATGGCATGTGTTGTTCTCCGGCCGATTCGCTTCGCCACCTTTGGCAGTAACAACGCAATGATAGCTGAGATCCCATTATATATCCCGAAGAGAATGCCAACCCAGTTTCCGGCATTTTGGTAAGCCAGTGAGTTGGGATCCGTTGTTTCGAAAAAGTGTTTGGCTACTGCGGGAGTGGTGAACACCCACATGGAAAACAGGGCAAACCATGAAAAAAATTGAACCAATAATAACTGCCACATTGTTTTTGGTATCTTGAATTTGGCCCTTTTCTTGTCTGGTTCATCATTTTCATGATAATACTCCGGCGGATATTCCTTTGTAGATGCTACCGTCCAGATAATTGTCGACACGAGGATAGCCGCACCGAAATAAAAAGATATGATGACATTTGGAGGTACTAAACCTTTCCCCGTCGCTTCTTTGGCTATTCCAAACCAGTCACCCAAAATATAAGGTAACCAGGAACCCACCACGGCGCCGATCCCAATAAGTAATGTTTGCATTGAGAAACCTAAAGTATGCTGTTCGGGGGGGAGTTTATCGGCGACCAGGGCTCTGAATGGCTCCATCGAAATATTTATCGAAGCATCCATGATCATAAGCAATCCACCGCCGATAAACATCGGTGAAATGAAGGTGGCCAGATGTGGTGCATTAGGCATCAATATCAAGGCAATGCTTGTTAAAAAAGCCCCTGCAAGAAAATAAGGACGCCTTCTTCCCAATCTGTTCCATGTTCTGTCACTAAAATATCCGATGATAGGTTGTACGATCATGCCGGTAATCGGTGCCACAAGCCAAAACCAGCTCAGATCATGGACATTGGCACCGAAAGTCTGTAATATCCTTGAGGCATTGGCATTCTGAAGTGCAAACCCGAATTGAATACCCAGAAAGCCGAAGCTCATGTTCCATATCTGCCAGAAACTTAATTGTGGTTTTATTTTCATAAAGGAGAGGTTAGGATGAATACCTGCAAATATACAAAAGGCATATCAGGGTGAAAAATTCTTGGCAGACTTTATGAACCAGATGTAGCGATGTAGCGATGTAACGATGTTGCGATATGCGAAGGAATGATTACTGAATTAATTCACAATATCGTTTTTTTATTACTTCGTTACATCGCTACATCGTTATATACTCGAGTGTCCTTAAAATAATTATTAACCGGATTACTCCTCTTTAAACCTCTCCGTATCCCTTGCATAATCT from Bacteroidota bacterium encodes:
- a CDS encoding uridine kinase; the protein is MLGDVLLIEDKHRNAGQKIVDFILKNRKGKMMVGISGESGSGKSELAHVIARLLRKEGIMAKPIHIDNYYRILPLERTEWRKNHGIENVVGYGEYDWDKIYQNIRDFKDGKTSSMPCVDLVTEQVDTLITDFKGIDMLIIDGLYAIKTEGIDIRIFIELTYHETKKAQLVRGKEPQNEYRMRVLEQEHKMVQALRPVADLLITKEYEMVSAGKI
- a CDS encoding MFS transporter, yielding MKIKPQLSFWQIWNMSFGFLGIQFGFALQNANASRILQTFGANVHDLSWFWLVAPITGMIVQPIIGYFSDRTWNRLGRRRPYFLAGAFLTSIALILMPNAPHLATFISPMFIGGGLLMIMDASINISMEPFRALVADKLPPEQHTLGFSMQTLLIGIGAVVGSWLPYILGDWFGIAKEATGKGLVPPNVIISFYFGAAILVSTIIWTVASTKEYPPEYYHENDEPDKKRAKFKIPKTMWQLLLVQFFSWFALFSMWVFTTPAVAKHFFETTDPNSLAYQNAGNWVGILFGIYNGISAIIALLLPKVAKRIGRRTTHAMALTIGGLSFISFYIIPTHQLLVIPMVGIGIAWGSILAMPYAMLASSIPPKQMGMFMGLFNMSITIPQIVNGIFGGLILQYIFHDDPLLSLIMAGAFMILGAISTFFVKDILDKQTRSN